CGGGGAACTGGGAGTGAAAAAAGTACCGTTTTGGAATTACGACATTGTGGAAAATATGGAGTTTCTCATAGGAAGCCCCTTCTCTTCTCCTGTTGGACAACGAATTGGTAAGTCGGGAGAAATATTGCAGAAAGTTGTTCAAAGCGGAGCCATCAAGCTAATTATGCGTCGCTCGATCTGCAACGTTGAATGACATCGCAACTAAACTTTAGAAACTTGCAAATTGTATCGATCCAGCTAGCTATTTATTTATGTTcaaacatttaatacattttgtgaAAGTTACAGTGCTGTTTTGTTATAGAGGTTCAGACAGAAAAATAGGAATTGCAGTTACTTTTATTTGCTAAGTACTATATACGAACGTTAATGTGAATTTATGGCCGATATCTGCCTTGAAAGATGTGTTATCAAACCAATAAAATACTAGAAGCAGTCTAAACTACCCTTATCGCTCATGTGATTCGTAATCTGTGGTGACATGACAGCAATATTGACGAATCACTGATGCCAATGGGTGGGTTTAGGGGCATAGAATGTGTTGCTTAGTTCCTTATTCAAAACCTTGGCTCACAAACCGTTTAAACTCTCCATTTCAAGACTGAAATTATTATCAGCCTATAACCAATGAACATTTCACAATTTATGCCCAAAGAATTTAAATCTTAGATATCTGGTTTCTTAACTGACATAGCATTATCACAGTCAAAGTTGGTCAACTTCCACATCATGTCTTGGAGGGCCTTTATGGCATACATAAACAGATTATGTCATTGATATCAACAAACTGTCTATATCAAATGCAGATCATGTTTTTATGTCACAGGTGTTTTGATGGAGATCAGCTATGGAAAGTTATGTCTACTGTCCAGTCTAGTGAAAGTGTTGACATCCTTGGTGACCTTAAGTTcctgacatcacacacacacaaactcctctTACTTCATTCACTTTGCCCTCTCTCTCACATGGCATATATGCTTAGACTACCCCGGAGGGAATGCGAACAGAAGCAGCTGACAGTCACATGAAAtagggggagtgagtgagtgagagagagagtggcttgctttggcaatgttaacatgtgtttcccatgccaataaagccccttaaatttaattgaattgaattgaattgagtgggGAAAGGTGTGGgtgagagattgagagggagatTAGCAGAGAATTATAAGGACCAACTCAAGGGGCCACAGAGTGGAGTGCAAAGAGGATGAAATGGGAACAAACATTCCTCAATAAATGCCATTTAGCTGAGTTTAGATAATTTGCTGGATTGTAAATGTTTTTAAACTGAATCATTATTCAATTAAAATCAACCAGCAATTGTTTAGAACAATTACATGTAGGCCAATGCCTGCTGAATAGattttacagtaggcctatgttTACGGTCGCTAATAGGCTAGGTGGTATTCTATGTGTTATCTTGATACCGAGCTGTATTGATAAGTATCGATAATGCTGTGGTATAAAATGTGACTTTGTAGTCTGCCTATCTGCATAATCATCCATGTTGTGTGTCTATCTGCATACAGTAGGCATGATTAATCATCCATGTTGTGTGTTTATCTGCATACAGTAGGCATGATTAATCATCCATGTTGTGTGTCTATCTGCATACAGTAGGCATGATTAATCATCCATGTTGTGTGTCTATGTGCATACAGTAGGCATGATTAATCATCCATGTTCTTTGTTGTCTCAGACAGTCATAATAAGAGTATAATATCATATTGTTTGTCATCTCAGACAGTCATAATAACAGTATAATATCATATTGTTTGTCGTCTCAGACAGTCATAATAAGAGTATAATATTATATTGTTTGTCGTCTCAGACAGTCATAATAAGAGTATAATATCATATTGTTTGTCGTCTCAGACAGTCATAATAAGAGTATAATATCATATTGTTTGTCGTCTCAGACAGTCATAATAAGAGTATAATATCATATTCTTTGTCGTCTCAGACAGTCATAATAAGAGTATAATATCATATTGTTTGTTGTCTCAGACAGTCATAATAAGAGTATAATATCATATTGTTTGTCGTCTCAGACAGTCATAATAAGAGTATAATATCATATTGTTTGTCGTCTCAGACAGTCATAATAAGAGTATAATATCATATTGTTTGTCGTCTCAGACAGTCATAATAAGAGTATAATATCATATTGTTTGTCGTCTCAGACAGTCATAATAAGAGTATAATATCTCCTGTTGATGTTGACAGAACGAGCCACCAGCGCCGCGCTGCATGCAGAGGACTGGGCCCTTAACATGGAGATATGTGACATCATCAACGAGACAGACGAAGGGTAACTATGGCGTCACATAGGCCATTTTGTTTTCTATGGTGTTTTTATTGATGACTGTTTTTTTGTACTGCGTCATTTTCGATGTCAAACAGTTAGCAATACTGATAATATGACAACAATAAATACAGTCTTTCTGGGAATTGATGCTGGAAGTGCGTATGTGTGGTTTTCCTCCCTAGACCCAAAGATGCAGTCAGAGCCATAAAGAAGAGGATTGTTGGTAATAAGAGCTTCAGGGAGATCATGTTGGCTCTGACAGTGAGTATTATTTCAGGTCTTTCTATTCCATTTTCTGAGGATTGTAGTTCTCTTGATGGGGAATGTTGAATCATCTGGGTCTCACACTGGGGACTCCCGAGACGGGAACTGAGTGACTTCAGGGAGTGACTGAACtaaatgaggttatatacagtacatgctgCTCAGTGTGTTCCTTGCAGTGTGTGTATTCTCAGTCGTTCCTCCTTTAGGTTCTGGAGGCATGTGTAAAGAACTGTGGCCACCGGTTCCATGTTCTAGTGGCGTCCCAGGACTTTGTGGAGGGGGTTCTGGTCCGAGCCATCCTGCCCAAGAACAACCCTCCCACCACCCTACACGACCGGGTGCTGAGCCTCATACAGGTAGGTTGCATCTCAGAGGTAGAGTCTGAAATGGCATCCTTTTCCCtatgtatatagtgcaccacGTTTTGGGCTCTGgtgaatagggggccatttctGACGATCCATTTGGATCATATACAGGCACTGTACAACTCCGCTGTTGATTTAGCTTGGACATGATCCCACTATTGCAAGGCTGTAGAGTCCCTTGTTATAGGCTATGATGGGGTTAATGCAGTGATTTAATTGTCACTTCAATCGTCTATGGTCATTCATACATCATGTAAAGTCATTGATCAATGAGAGATGATGGAGAAATTGGTTGGAATGACAACATTCATTACAAACTCGGAGCTTGATGGTGGACAAATGCACGTTTTCTCTGTTCATTCATAAAGTCTCTTCTTTTGCTCCTCCCCTCTCAAACtctattccactctctctctctctctgtctgtctgtctatctatctctgtctctatcgctctgtttctctctgtctgtctctcaggcgTGGGCCGATGCGTTCCgtagctctccctctctgggagGTGTGGTCTGTGTGTACGAGGATCTGAGGAGGCGGGGCCTGGAGTTCCCTATGACTGACCTGGACGCCCTCTCCCCCATCCACACCCCCCTCAGGGTAAGGCTCATAGAGATGCTATAATTTACTGGTGATTTGTTATGTAATCCTATGGTGAACTTTGACCTTCCATGTCTGTTATCTCTGGATAGATCACTTTTTATCTTACACACATACACCGCCTTCCCACTAAACATACTCTTTACTATGCTGAGGTTCCGATAGCTCAGTTGGTTGGAGCATGATGTTTGCATTTCTGCATGAGCCACGTGTGTGCTGTTTTGGATCAGATCATGTGCTAATTGGCTGTATTATTACGTGGCTCTCTTTCTGTTGTTTCATAGAGCATTCCAGAGAACGACTCCTCTGTTACAGTGCCAGCTCCACCACCTCAGAGTCAGACTCCCCGTGGCCCTGCTGCCTCGTCCCCTACCCAGGCTGCACTGACTGCCGTGCCCCCGCAACTCAGCGATGgacccatctccatctctcctgaaCAGGTACTGAATAGATCCAAAACGCATTACCCTTTTGATATTGTGGTAATACTCATGTACACACAGTGTGAGTAAATACTAGCTGCAGTTAAACATTGGTTAACTGTGTTTAAAGTGTTGGTTCTGTTTAAGACCACTTTTGACTAATCTCTTCAAATTGTTGTAAAACGTGCCGAGGGGAAACGTCTGTACGTACCATCGTGGTTAAAGTGGTAAGGCCTACCCATCCATGACGACGACTCTGTAGCCTCTATGATTCTTTGCCTCCTCTCCTCATGTCTTTCCCCGAAGCCTCATTTGAGAGAGCATTGACAAAGAGCCTAAGGATGCTACTGTTGATGACCTTTCAGGCCCAGAAGCTGAGAGTTGACCTGGCTCTGGTCAGGGGGAACCTGACTGTGATGACTGAGATGTTGAACCAGTTGACGCCTGGACAGAGCCAGCAGGAGGACTCGGAGCTACTGCAGGTCTGTCTGCatgtctttcttcctctcctgcctctctacTTCTCGCTCCGTTTCTTCTTGCGGTCTCTTTCCCTGTTTATTGCCTTCATGTATTAAAATGCGCCTCTGTCATGTATTCTGTATTCATATATTCAGTGTTATCAGGTAGTGAATCCTGGATGTCCTCTGACTCCCCCCATCTGCtgcactctctttttctctctcccttcttctccctctAACCCCCCTCCCACCCAACCCCCTCTGTTTGTGTGAGCAGCAGTTGTACCAGGTGTGCAGGGAGATGCAGAGCCGTGTGGTGGAGCTGATCCCCAGGCTGCTGGACGAGGGCCTCATAGAGGTGCTGCTGGTCGTCAACGATGACTTAAACAATGCCTTCCTCCGCTACGACAGGTAAGGCGTGGACACACAAACACGtgcgcgcgtgcacacacacacaccagacttgGGTTACTTATgttctgtgtatttgagtatttaaaaaataatgtggCTTGAATCAACTACTTCTCTTTGAAGTAttgaaagtattttcaaatacttattttgaATACTATTTTCAAATACCTGTGTTAAATGCATGGGATTGTATTTGAGTCAGAGAACTACTGTATATTAGTATTTTCAAATGCATGCCAatactttctaagtgtatttccaaatgctgtacattccaatattcaactacttgtCTTTTCAAATATCCAGGTACTTACTTCCAAATATCTTTGAAAATAATTGAAATAacctaaatagtatttgaacctaggtttgacacacacacatactcggCTACTTGCAGTGAGAAAGACATTGAAAATGAGGCACATGTATTACACAGTACAGAGTGTCCATGTTCTGAAGTCtgtactttctctttttctcccatGTTGTTTAGGTTTGA
This genomic stretch from Oncorhynchus clarkii lewisi isolate Uvic-CL-2024 chromosome 13, UVic_Ocla_1.0, whole genome shotgun sequence harbors:
- the LOC139424491 gene encoding target of Myb1 membrane trafficking protein-like isoform X3, producing the protein MEFLIGSPFSSPVGQRIERATSAALHAEDWALNMEICDIINETDEGPKDAVRAIKKRIVGNKSFREIMLALTVLEACVKNCGHRFHVLVASQDFVEGVLVRAILPKNNPPTTLHDRVLSLIQAWADAFRSSPSLGGVVCVYEDLRRRGLEFPMTDLDALSPIHTPLRSIPENDSSVTVPAPPPQSQTPRGPAASSPTQAALTAVPPQLSDGPISISPEQAQKLRVDLALVRGNLTVMTEMLNQLTPGQSQQEDSELLQQLYQVCREMQSRVVELIPRLLDEGLIEVLLVVNDDLNNAFLRYDRFDRLNKAQRTATEQQTPARANLIDLSPVPQSLSQPETTSVAASQPAFSAPSNQRQAANHSAPEEDEFDMFAQTRGSSLADQRKSMRYEDPGAVEGLAGALDTRLQVTGAIPSSKPGPKNSTLEDIDRCLSADTETQPEAGDREGLTSEEFDKFLEERAKVANHIPSTHSLPPVSSRPPPQSARPQESSQDQLFSL
- the LOC139424491 gene encoding target of Myb1 membrane trafficking protein-like isoform X1, with the protein product MEFLIGSPFSSPVGQRIERATSAALHAEDWALNMEICDIINETDEGPKDAVRAIKKRIVGNKSFREIMLALTVLEACVKNCGHRFHVLVASQDFVEGVLVRAILPKNNPPTTLHDRVLSLIQAWADAFRSSPSLGGVVCVYEDLRRRGLEFPMTDLDALSPIHTPLRSIPENDSSVTVPAPPPQSQTPRGPAASSPTQAALTAVPPQLSDGPISISPEQAQKLRVDLALVRGNLTVMTEMLNQLTPGQSQQEDSELLQQLYQVCREMQSRVVELIPRLLDEGLIEVLLVVNDDLNNAFLRYDRFDRLNKAQRTATEQQTPARANLIDLSPVPQSLSQPETTSVAASQPAFSAPSNQRQAANHTCLCASGAPEEDEFDMFAQTRGSSLADQRKSMRYEDPGAVEGLAGALDTRLQVTGAIPSSKPGPKNSTLEDIDRCLSADTETQPEAGDREGLTSEEFDKFLEERAKVANHIPSTHSLPPVSSRPPPQSARPQESSQDQLFSL
- the LOC139424491 gene encoding target of Myb1 membrane trafficking protein-like isoform X2, which produces MEFLIGSPFSSPVGQRIERATSAALHAEDWALNMEICDIINETDEGPKDAVRAIKKRIVGNKSFREIMLALTVLEACVKNCGHRFHVLVASQDFVEGVLVRAILPKNNPPTTLHDRVLSLIQAWADAFRSSPSLGGVVCVYEDLRRRGLEFPMTDLDALSPIHTPLRSIPENDSSVTVPAPPPQSQTPRGPAASSPTQAALTAVPPQLSDGPISISPEQAQKLRVDLALVRGNLTVMTEMLNQLTPGQSQQEDSELLQQLYQVCREMQSRVVELIPRLLDEGLIEVLLVVNDDLNNAFLRYDRFDRLNKAQRTATEQTPARANLIDLSPVPQSLSQPETTSVAASQPAFSAPSNQRQAANHTCLCASGAPEEDEFDMFAQTRGSSLADQRKSMRYEDPGAVEGLAGALDTRLQVTGAIPSSKPGPKNSTLEDIDRCLSADTETQPEAGDREGLTSEEFDKFLEERAKVANHIPSTHSLPPVSSRPPPQSARPQESSQDQLFSL
- the LOC139424491 gene encoding target of Myb1 membrane trafficking protein-like isoform X4, whose product is MEFLIGSPFSSPVGQRIERATSAALHAEDWALNMEICDIINETDEGPKDAVRAIKKRIVGNKSFREIMLALTVLEACVKNCGHRFHVLVASQDFVEGVLVRAILPKNNPPTTLHDRVLSLIQAWADAFRSSPSLGGVVCVYEDLRRRGLEFPMTDLDALSPIHTPLRSIPENDSSVTVPAPPPQSQTPRGPAASSPTQAALTAVPPQLSDGPISISPEQAQKLRVDLALVRGNLTVMTEMLNQLTPGQSQQEDSELLQQLYQVCREMQSRVVELIPRLLDEGLIEVLLVVNDDLNNAFLRYDRFDRLNKAQRTATEQTPARANLIDLSPVPQSLSQPETTSVAASQPAFSAPSNQRQAANHSAPEEDEFDMFAQTRGSSLADQRKSMRYEDPGAVEGLAGALDTRLQVTGAIPSSKPGPKNSTLEDIDRCLSADTETQPEAGDREGLTSEEFDKFLEERAKVANHIPSTHSLPPVSSRPPPQSARPQESSQDQLFSL
- the LOC139424491 gene encoding target of Myb1 membrane trafficking protein-like isoform X5 yields the protein MEFLIGSPFSSPVGQRIERATSAALHAEDWALNMEICDIINETDEGPKDAVRAIKKRIVGNKSFREIMLALTVLEACVKNCGHRFHVLVASQDFVEGVLVRAILPKNNPPTTLHDRVLSLIQAWADAFRSSPSLGGVVCVYEDLRRRGLEFPMTDLDALSPIHTPLRSIPENDSSVTVPAPPPQSQTPRGPAASSPTQAALTAVPPQLSDGPISISPEQAQKLRVDLALVRGNLTVMTEMLNQLTPGQSQQEDSELLQQLYQVCREMQSRVVELIPRLLDEGLIEVLLVVNDDLNNAFLRYDRFDRLNKAQRTATEQQTPARANLIDLSPVPQSLSQPETTSVAASQPAFSAPSNQRQAANHTCLCASGAPEEDEFDMFAQTRGSSLADQRKSMRYEDPGAVEGLAGALDTRLQVTGAIPSSKPGPKNSTLEDIDRCLSADTETVRRNQRLGTGKG
- the LOC139424491 gene encoding target of Myb1 membrane trafficking protein-like isoform X6, with the protein product MEFLIGSPFSSPVGQRIERATSAALHAEDWALNMEICDIINETDEGPKDAVRAIKKRIVGNKSFREIMLALTVLEACVKNCGHRFHVLVASQDFVEGVLVRAILPKNNPPTTLHDRVLSLIQAWADAFRSSPSLGGVVCVYEDLRRRGLEFPMTDLDALSPIHTPLRSIPENDSSVTVPAPPPQSQTPRGPAASSPTQAALTAVPPQLSDGPISISPEQAQKLRVDLALVRGNLTVMTEMLNQLTPGQSQQEDSELLQQLYQVCREMQSRVVELIPRLLDEGLIEVLLVVNDDLNNAFLRYDRFDRLNKAQRTATEQQTPARANLIDLSPVPQSLSQPETTSVAASQPAFSAPSNQRQAANHSAPEEDEFDMFAQTRGSSLADQRKSMRYEDPGAVEGLAGALDTRLQVTGAIPSSKPGPKNSTLEDIDRCLSADTETVRRNQRLGTGKG